The Anas acuta chromosome 12, bAnaAcu1.1, whole genome shotgun sequence sequence TCAATTAagtattaactttttttttccttaacaagTTTGTCCTTTGGAAGTAAAATCCATATATGAGGACTCAGCACAAAGCTAACTAATTAAGAGTATCATTCAGTaaggtttttggggggggttattTTTCCAAGGAACTCCACATGGAAAAAGCACACGGACAGCTCTCAAAATGCTGCACGTTAACAATTGTCTCATGTTTGCTTAGTTAAGAGATGGGAAAACAGACAGTTAAACTTTCTTCAAGTACAACTCCTGTCTGCCAGCATGAGgattgtaaaataataattaagaaagtGGGCAACGTTGCTTGTCCAACCTAGTCAGATTAAAGCAGTCTAAGaggtaatttaaaaatcattagtTCTCCCCttatatcacacacacacagatccCAATTAAACAgcttggggtggggaagggaaaaaacgGCAAGCATGAGAGGCAATAAAATGTTACTATTTTAGAATCTTGTAATTTTAATTGCATCATgcttttttcaatttaaaaagattCTCTCCATTGTGAGCATGTAATCATAACATCATAAGCGACTAGTAAACAAGTAGCCATGTCACAAAACTTGCACTGTTATCTTCTGTAGAATTACTGACCTGCAGATGGAGAATTTCATTTCCAGAGCAGTAAATGGAAACTTTACAGGAGCACCTCTTTATTCACttgtaagtttatttttttgtttgtttgtttgttaactGGCTCCTACACACAGCAAGGTAGCTGCAAACAGACCACTTATGAAATGATGACAGCTTTTTGTTTAAGCATGCTTGTTACTTTTAATTACAAAGCAGCTTCTCATGCTCTTGCCCAGATAACTGCACTAGCATGGCTAAATACTAATTCTCTTTAAAGAGAATCATCAGGATCTTTCCAGTTATGTTTCGAAAAGGTGGAAGTCAAAGTAGGTGAGTGAACCAAAAGAACTCTGAGCAGAAATTCAGGTCAGGTTTCAGAGCAGAActctttcctcccccctcctccccaatCCCCTTTGGGTATGGAATCTGGAGAGAGTTTACTGCCCAAGGGAAATTGCATACAGTGTTAAGGGAAAAGGTAAATACCAGATATAATTTTGCCCTTAACTGTTATTTAGTAATCCAAAAAGGAGCCAAAGTAGTTaggagtgaaaaagaaaataagtgacCTGAAAAATAGGAGCAGAAGTATTACAGTCAGCACTGAAATGAGTGATTAAGCCTGTAAAAGGCAAATGAGCGTACTTCACTTTAAGGTCCTGATTTTAATGTATTACAGGCCTCACAAGGAAAGTAACACTAGCTACTTGAATGTCCAATCCCTTTCATGAAAAACAGAGATCCAGTTTTAGTTTTAGAGCTAGTGGAAATTGAGACACAAGGAGAGCTACAGAGTATCCCTCATAGTGAGCTGAGCAAACTTGATACCACTGAGGGTAACATAATTACTATAAGAGAACAGTTGCAGTACTGCTCAAGATTCAAGCCAGCAAAGCAGGGCATCTGCTGTTTTGGTGTTGATGTTCTAAGTTTAGCTatgataaaatattattttaattcactttaTGTATTTCCACATCTTCATGTTACCTTTCCATCTTTAATTGTATCAAAACAAGCTGTCTCGATTTTTGTGGCATGCTTGTGTAGTCCCATATGACGCAACATCATTACAGCACTCAGAAGAAGGGCAGTTGGATTTGCCAAGTCTTTTCCTGCAATATCTGGTGCTGTTCCATGAACCTGAAAAGAAAAGTGAGCCTTACTGTTACAAAGTTACTATGTTGATAAAAATGTCCTAGTTAATTCTAGTATGCAACTaacttaaaaatgaacaaatagtCCATAAAAGAACATGCACAAGTTTGTGTGTAATACATATTCTGTTTTTTGAGTAAAATTTTTACTTTAATAGTCACATTATGTGTCATGGGAGTTTTAGATTCTCAAGTTGagacaaaataattattactaCTAGACCACTAATAAGAAGACTTACCGATTCAAAAATTGCAACTCCATTAGCACCAATGTTCCCACTCGGTGTTACTCCAAGACCCCCAATCAATCCAGCACACAagtcactagaaaaaaaaaatccacaagtTCATTCCACATAGTTGTTTCCCAGCAATGTATTAAAATAGCTTTGttaattctcattttattttgacaatATTCTAAGAAGACAGTCTAAGAATAATATTATGAAAGTATAGATCCTGTTAGCCACTTGTATTCCACTGGAACATTTGAGAACTTGCAGAACTACTAGCAAGAGAAGTTTCAATAAGgaataacaaaaaggaaattctaaatagtaaaataaagcTTATTAAGACACAGGCACAACAAAAGGTACTCAAAGCACAAGAAATCTGTAAAAGCCTCAAGAACTACCAAAAATTCTGATGTATCATCTACACATACGTACATATCTAAGTTTTATTTCCCTTGAAGAAGCCACAGAACCACTTACTGTATATAAGGACCTTCTAGAAAAAATTGAATAATTTTGCTCAGTTAAGGAAATACTAGTAAAGTTTATTGTGTGAGACTTAAGGAATATGTTCCAAGTGGCACAAGACTGGCTTTACCCTTCTCTTTACTGAACAGCCTGAAAGTCATAAATCTGACATCAGCAGACCATCAGACATTAGTAATTTGCATGTAGTGTCCTCCAAAGTTAGCATAGGAAAGGACAAACCAACTCTGCCTACAGTTTTCATTCTCTACCCTCAAAGCTGAAAAAACTGATAAGGCTCTTAAAACTCTAATATTTTAGCACACTGTTTTGTTGTCTACAAGGTACCTAGTAGATGAATAAAAAGCAGATAAGTTTGGATGAGCTTGCAGAACTATCTTTTAAATTAACCTAAATTGATCAACTatagtttagaaaaaaaacagatacgGTCTAAACTTGTAACTTAAGGTATTTAATGCTTCAGGATGGAGATTCCTTCTGTATCTATTCAGGCCAAGAAACCTTTGGCATTATGctcatgctttaaaaaagcaCAGGGGGTGACTTTCTCCAGTGACACAAGTGCACTTCTTCAAGAAAGACTCAAATTTATTGAAGCTTTTTGGAAGTATGAAGTTGACAGGATTTCCACAAGAACTTTAAAACTGGCAATGCTGAACTAGGTAAAGTAAGTTGAAATAGTACCGATGATGGGACTCAAACTGATCTGACATCTTGCAATTAATAGTGCAATGTCTGCTGTGAGGGCCCTGTGGACTTCTCTACTTCTCTACCAGTTCTTAAAACAAGAAGCATGACTTGGAGTCTGATTTTTCTTAGAGGTGACAGATGTCCTTATCAGAGGGAGAATGCTATCTTAAGAAAAGCTGAATGAACATTTCTTCTTATGCATCAGTTACTTTTACACTCATCTGTACAGAAAACAGGAGATGAACTTAAAGACTTAAGCTGTCATTTAACTTTTAATCAAACTCCAAGGCTGTTTTCTTCAATCTCTCCTTGGACATGCAAAGAGAAGCAGTGCTCTGTTATACACTGGAAAAGTTCAGATTAAGATACTTAATTTTACTAAGCAGTAGTAATTGAGTTTACATTCTacttaaacatttttacagAACGGAAAAAATGTCTGCTGATTGACTTGGCTTTCAGGACATCAAGTAACTGtagtaatgtttttaaaatatgaaatttaatctcaaagtgaaaaaaaaatacaatacaaacCCCAAAAGCTGGTAGGATAGTAAGAGGCCATACATTTCAATCTTCAGAATCATTTACCTCTATGGATAGCTTGCTTTAAATGTGATATTCCCACAGTCATCTTATGTAAGTTTTCCTAATGCTTAAAAATAGCAAGTTTTTCCTACTGTCTGCCCAAGCATTCTGTGCTACAATTTGAGTCATTAACTTTTTTCACGCTTCTGGAGGAATTTCTCCTACACCAAACCCCATTTGAGTAATATTCCTAGCCTCTATCTgcagaaacttttttcttttagtaataTGCATATTCTCATCATATAGCTCATTCCAACTACATAGTAATAATATTAGTGTAATAATACCATCCTTTCTTCCTATTCAGagtctgtgtggtgtttagcagccgactgggttaaaccacaacatgaAGAACTCTGGATGCAAAAACCAGTCACTCATCTGGCTAGCATGTAACTGGATTAACTTTCTCGAACAGTATTTTACATGCTGATTTAGTTTAAATCAAAATCTCCATACCTGAGGATGTCACCATACAAGTTTGGCATAACAAGCACATCAAATTGTGACGGATCCTGAACCATCTAGAaagaagtatatttttattaaggCTAAGAAAGTTAACTAAAAAATAACCATAACTAAACCAGATAAATACTCACATTCAGACACACAGTATCTAGATACATTTCGTTAAATTTAATATCTTTACAgttttctgctgcctccctgcattTTCTCAAGAAAAGCCCATCAGACATTCTCCTGCAATTAAGTGAGAGAATATGGCTGTTActgaaaagtaaacaaaatattgaGGTAAAGAATGCGTGCAACAggaatttaaataaagaaaaacattagaGTGCAGACACCTAATTGCTGACTATTAATCCCTTATgttaaatacaaacatttttaacacGATACAGTCAAAGAAGTTAACCCTTTTGTATTCCcatctaaaatgtttttggagCAGTAGTTTGACTGTCACGCATTAATTCCCAAACCAACTTGTTCTTTTACTAAAGGCTTACTAAATTTGTACAGATGGGTGACATGTACTATCTATCACGTGCAGCGTGACTCAGTTCACTATGAAGTGCTTTGGAAGCTACAAAGGACACTAGCTATTTTCAtcctcattttttaaattctttttcttagcttatttttaaagtaagagCTGTGGGAAGAAAGTCACAGCACTCCCACAGACTTACTAATACAAACATTAGTCTTACAATTAGATTTAGAATACAAACATTAATAGGTCACTCCAGACCTATTAATAGTAGGTCAATATTGTCCATTTTACTTATGAGGCACTTACTTCAAACATTTTACTTACTCCTGCTAGCATTAATGTTAGACATTTGAGGAAAATTTAAAGCGGTTTATAAAagcttattattttttgttgttcttaaaaGGAAGTTTCAACATACATAATATTTGCCTTGTGTACAGCAGTAACGTGGCTTCTCTGATTGTTTCTGGCATACTCAAAAGCAAACTCTGCGATACGCTTGCTAGCTCCCTCTGTGATTAGCTTGATACTTTGTACGACACCTTCAACAATCTGAAAGACAACAGTTGCATTGCTAGTAGAAACAGAAGCTTATTTTTTCAAACCAATAGTATGAatgtttttttaacaacaaaataGTAGAATTTTCAGCAAGACAGTCTGCACAATGCATACCACAATAAAAGACCATTTTTGTGGgtaaagaacttaaaaaaacaCCACTCAGCCTCTCAGTAAGAAACGACTGAGATGGGCAAAGTTATTAACAAAACATAGAAACCCTCCAGAAATACAACACTTCCAGCAACATACCACATGTTCAATTCCACTGTATTCGCCTTCTGTGTTCTCTCTTATCGTGACAATGTTTACATCTGTGTAAGGGGTTTTGTATCCTTCAATTGAGACACAGGGACGTACATTTGCATAAAGGTCAAAGGTTTTACGCAGAAGCAGATTCATTGATGGGTGTCCTGCAGCAATTGGGGTTTTTAAAGGGCCTGAAGGCAAGAAATAATAAGACAAATGAGATGATAATATTATTCCACAAATTTCAGAGTTGAAACTCTAGGTAAAGTTCTGTGGCACTCTGACAGAGGAACTCCAAATTCCTCTGTAACCCTTACACTGAAATGCCACAGAAATTCTCTGTGCCATCAAAAATACTACAGAGTGATATAACTCAGCTGTTCAAAGGCCAAACTGTTTCCCTCATTCACGTGGAACAGGAGTTCTTATAAAAGGTTTTTACTGAAATGAAGATACTATTAATTGAGAGTATAATTATTACATTCTGTTGTAAATCAACTACCTTGGAAATGCATTCTGTTTAGAGTGTAAAGTTGATATTTAGTACTGCCCACCTTTAACATATGTCCTAGAAAATCTGTGACACAGCTTTGACATGACAAACTGTTTTAAGACTACAGAAGACAACCTGACAGACTGTCCCCAAGAATTAGCCATTATATTATGTTACTGATGAAGGATTTTTGCTTTAAACCAAACTCACCATAAAACAATACTTAATACCTTTGTGTTAAACCCCAAGTACCTTTTAATcccattttgtttttatccatGGATTCTTTGGCATCCGGAGGTATCATCCACTTTCCTCCTGGTCCTTGGATAGCTGTAACATTCCTCTCTTCCCACTGAATAGGAGcctaaacacattttctctaCATTAACTTCAATATCAAGACTTTTGCTTCCACTTTTAGCTTATTTTTCACAACAAGGTGCTCGAGGAATTTTGTCCAAACCTtcctaaacattttttctctggtGAGTGACAGAAAGCATTAGATGCTTGAACTTGAAAATAAGAACTTCTAAAACACAAGCAATTGCAAATGAAATAGTACGATCAATATACTATACCAGCACAAATTTCACCATCACAAGATGCCTCCCTAGTAATGATATACAGGTAGCATGAGAACTGCATTTACATGCTAATTCCTTTAACCTTTAAAGAGTTCTCAAGTTCCCTGTATTCAAGAGGCACAAGACATCTGAAAATGGAATTCATTGAGAACTGATCATACAAACTGCCTGAAAGACGGTGCATAACATGGATATATCTGTTATCTAAATGGAATCTGCAAGTGTTCCACAGTGCTTTCTGAATTTTCGTTCACCATGGGATTCTTCTAATAGGAAACAGGCTGCTACCTGTTCATCAGGGAAGGCCATAAAGGAAAAGGTGCAAGGTCTTACCTAAGCAAACAGAACCAATCTAGGCTTAACATACTAGAAAAAGAATCTCCTTGAAAATGAACAGATCAGAGTAAGGACTGAAAACCTGCACTCATACACAAAGGTAGGTTTTACTCTGCCATAcctcctgcctctctccccCAAAACAGCCATAGCTATTAAAAGCTTTCACGTGTAATTAAAGATAACTTCACCTTTTCCAAATCTAAGTTGGACAGTTGCAACAAAAAGTGAATATGCTTTGACACTATTGCTAACAGGGAGCAATTTAACAGCTCTTCAGGAAAGAGCACTATTTTATTCAAAGCAAATGATACAAATTCTCCTGAAGTTCCTGGGATAAGTAGGAAAACAGTTCTTGGACTGTTTTCATTATCACAAAAGGTGAATGCAATTTAACAGTGCAGCAGAATAACTGCAGTAAGGtttctaataataaaatagttccTTCCCTTCACATATGCTTTGATCTGCACTGAGAAGTCACAACGGATCAAAGAGCGTCCTATCAGTCGCTCAGGATTGCTACATCAACAAGATGATTTCACATGATACATTGAGTTGACATTTCCAGAACTTAAGTGCAACATTTGCTCTCAAGTCACTACTACTCTGCCAGCTAACACTTTCAAACACTGCCATATTGCAATACTATCTTTTAACATCTGAAGCTTCAGACTGTTTGTATTGCCAAGAAGTTTTAATAGCTTAAACATGACTCAATCGTTTGGaagttaaaaacatttataactATAACCTAGATAATGTCTGTTGTGGTAGTTAAAGCTACAGTGCTCACAGCAAGACAAGTAGACTTACTTTGGCAGCATCAAAGATCTtcatcacagcagcagaaatctCAGGTCCTATGCCATCTCCTGGGATTAAAGTTACTGTTTGTACCTAGGCAAAGAAATACCAGTAGCACAGCTAATGAATGCTATGTTCAATGCAGGAAACATTTTCATAAGTTGCAGAAACCAAGTAACTACTAGAAAAGAAAGTTTGAGTTACCAAAAATCACTATGAAGGGTAGCAGTATTGAACAGAGAAGCAAGAATGACAAGCTTTTTTTCAAAGGGAGCGTGCAAGCATTTTAAGAGAATTTTTTTAAGATTTGCCTACTGTTCTTATTTTAGAACACAGATTTAACTTGAAAGACAGGTTCCTGCTCAGTGCTCCTTGAAATAAGTGATCTCAACATGCTTTCTTCTTGAAAAGTGGAGAGGAGACAGCACTGTCACCTGTTTTCCATACATCTCCAGTATTATCAACATGCTGTGTAATACTGACCTACGCTAGGAAAGACTTAATTTATGTAAAgcttatagaaaataaaaacaaaaacatatctAAACTTCTCAAGCAGTTCTCTAAAAAAATGCACACTCATTTTTAATCCTGTCAAGTTATTTTTCTGCCAtgattttctcagttttctctcCTATGTCATCTtcaaactgattaaaaaaatcacaaacccTAGGCTCACTGGATAACAGGGGAAGAAAGTACTctgctttgattaaaaaatatattgatgaTTGGTATTTTCATCCTCCATGCCCTAAGTCTTGATTTTACTTATAAATTTCCAATATTTTTGTAAGGAATCATTACTACCTACAAAAAGGCAGCTCGGATACAGCATTACGTGTCAAATCCCAACTACAATCAAATGACAAGATATGCTGCCATCCTCCTCCAAAGAGGATACTCAGAATTTCAGAAGGTTTTATCTGAAACAATAATGTGGTATAAGCAGATCTGGAGGAGCCTTACCTTCTACAACTTTCTATACTGTGTAAGACACAAGCTACACTTCAGTTTCTTCTCTCCACCATCAGTTCTAGAAAACTTAGAGTTAAGAGCCACAATTTTTCCTTAAACTTAAGTCCTGCTTAAGGGTACATGCagtggtgctgagccctgcttcTGCCTGAGCAGTTTTCAAGGCCATCTTCACTGAAAAAAGGCCTGTGGGCAcctcaaacacacacaaaaagaaggtAAAACATCTACAGGGAAATACACAGCCGGTGTCTAAAGTACATTAAAGAGGGCCTTGAAAAGGCAGAATTGTAAACGCAAAGTACTCTAAAAGCAGCAAGATTTAGAGTAAATCCAGCGTGTAGCAGAATGTCTGCAAAATAAAGATGAGAAGCTTCTCAACAATCTTCCTAATTTGCCTATATCCTGATGAGTTTCAGAAGACTGGCTTATGACACCCATATTTTGGgaaaaggtgtttgttttttttttagtagagtTTTTTAAATTAGCACTTACTCTTTTATATAAAGTAGCCAAAGACAGTGATTAACCAATATACATCCAGTATGGCATTAAGAGCCTATATGTTCATTTATTCTGGCCTTATTTTtgagaagataaaattaatagCAGCAATCTTATAAAGGTCAATTTCTGGAGCTCTTTCTTGAGAaacttcttaaaagaaaaaggaaatggtaCTATCATACTCACAGCACTACCAAAACTTCTGGTCAcctgtttttggtttttgaaaGCACCTAGCAATCGTGAAacctgcagaaacacagaacaagAAGCTGCTAACTTATTGCACCAAAGGGATTTTAAACAGTTAACAATAGTGCAGCGACTATGCATTTTAAAGTCCTGTCACTTTAAAGTCCAGTCTCAAACCAGCACACAACTCGAAAGCGAGCAGCTGGTGCCTTGCCAAGCTGCCCACAAGCAGTGTACCCAGCTCCGCACACGGGTGTTCCCGGCAGGGTCAGGCCGGGCCAGGCACGCCGTGCCGCAGTGCTGCTCCGTGCCTGGAGGTGCGGGGAAGCCGTTGCACAGCAGCCCGAGTCCTCAGGTGCCACACAGCGGGGAAGCAGCCGCAATAACTCCAGCTGAGGAGATGATACAACGCGGCTTAAGATAGCAAAGCGCAAGGTTTGTTTCACCAGCAGTACGTTGGTGCTGAGGTCACGCTTccacagctgctttccagcGGCGCAGATTCCTGCAGGGCACGCTGGGTGCCTCAGTCCTTGCCCCACACCCGTGCCCTTGGTGCCGCAGCGGGGTGCGGAAGCCTCCTCCCGAGGCACGCGGCACGGCCACGCTCACCATGGCGAGAGCAGCCGCTGCCTGCGCGGCTCCGGCCCCGCATCGCGCCGGGCCCCGGACGGGCACAGCGGGCACCGGGCCTCGGGCGGAGGCTGCGGCACACCCCGAGCACGGCGCCGGGAGCGGCTCGGTCCCACCTCAGGGCGTGAGCCCCGTGCCCGGCCGCTCGGAGCCCCGCCACGCTCCCCGCCATCCCTCCCTCCGTGCGGGCGGCGCAGCCATCTTgctggggccgggccgggccgcctCAAGGTCACGGCAGCGGGAGTcgccccgcagcgcccggcggccccctccccgcccgccccgcccgcgCTCCCCTCAGAACCGGCAGTCGCAGCCCCGCGCTTCCCCCTCAGCCCGACACAACCGGCGGCGCtctcccggcccggcccggccccgcaccTACCGCGGGCATCCACGCGGCTGCAGCCATGGCTCGCCCGGCGCCGCGCCCCAGCAGGCCCCGCAGGCACGGCCACAGCGCCCGCAACCGGGAGGAgcccggcaccggcaccgggacgaGCCCCGCCCCACCCCGCCCcgggcagcccggccccggcagcgCCGTGCGCATGCGCTGCGTTTCCCGCCCAGCGCTCGCGGTGGTCGCGCTGAGGtggcgggggcgggggggggggggggggggggaaatgtggTTGGAGCCCTTCAGTCCCTGGTGCCGCCCTGAGGGGCACTGAGTGCTCGCGGTGAGGGGGAGAGGCCACTGCGGGCATGTGCCTGGGGGCGCTGAGCGTCCCTAGGAGCCTGGCACCGCGTGGAGGCACCTCCAGCCGAGGGGTAGCGGCCTCTGAGGGGCTTGACCCCCGGGAGATGGGGGAATCGCCTCAGCCTCCGTGTGGCCTGCTGGCAAACGGTTGTGTGGAGGCAGCCTGCTGCGGCACGGTAGGCTCTGCTGTCTTAAATAACAGTACTGCCAGAGTGtgcacgtttttttttttgttttatttttttaattatcacaCAATTTATGTCAGCTGCTTTGTTGTGAGTTCAAGAAGCTAATTATAGGAACAAACGACTGTGTCAGCTTTGATTTAAAGCCCCAAGCAGCGTAGGTGTTACTCTAATTACACCACAATAACAAGCAAGATGCACAGGAGTGGCTGCTGTGCATCCCTTCTGAGAAGGGCCAAACAACACAGTAATAAAAGCACCAGTTATTTTCCCTAGGCAAAAGATGCCTCTGTAGAGATAGCAGTAGTTTCTTTACCCTCGTTCTATTGAGAGTTACTTTAAAGGAATTCCTGGTATCAAATGTCGCCTCAGGAAGTCGGTaactttttaattcttaatattCTGCCCTAACTTAACTCATGACAAGTAGCAACAACATAACTGTATGGGCTGCCCTTTTGGATTGAAACCATTTTGCAAGTAGAGTGGAACTTTACAAAGAGGTAACTTGCAAGGAAGCATCTGTGCAGGAGGGGATTTGGTGTATCTGGTATAATGGGCACAAAAACCTGCGggttcttttttccccagtctaAAGCCTAACTTTGTGTTGTATCTGTGTATGAAAACTTAGAAAGTTTATAGCAGGTGATCTTTGGGAGTGAATGCAGCTCATATGCAGCTTGTTAACTGTGTGCAGATGCGAAAATTCTCCATGGAATGAGGCATTCAGAGGTAACGTGGCCAGGGTTCACGGTAGCTTGATCTTCCTTGGAGGAATAAGAGCTTTCGTTCTTAGACTACAGTCAAACTCCTGCTGTATAATTTATAGAGGCAATTTAAGGTAGGATGACCTATCTATTGGAGGCTGTTAAAC is a genomic window containing:
- the IDH3A gene encoding isocitrate dehydrogenase [NAD] subunit alpha, mitochondrial isoform X2, with translation MAAAAWMPAVSRLLGAFKNQKQVQTVTLIPGDGIGPEISAAVMKIFDAAKAPIQWEERNVTAIQGPGGKWMIPPDAKESMDKNKMGLKGPLKTPIAAGHPSMNLLLRKTFDLYANVRPCVSIEGYKTPYTDVNIVTIRENTEGEYSGIEHVIVEGVVQSIKLITEGASKRIAEFAFEYARNNQRSHVTAVHKANIMRMSDGLFLRKCREAAENCKDIKFNEMYLDTVCLNMVQDPSQFDVLVMPNLYGDILSDLCAGLIGGLGVTPSGNIGANGVAIFESVHGTAPDIAGKDLANPTALLLSAVMMLRHMGLHKHATKIETACFDTIKDGKVLTKDLGGNAKCSEFTEEICRRVQDTD
- the IDH3A gene encoding isocitrate dehydrogenase [NAD] subunit alpha, mitochondrial isoform X1; the encoded protein is MAAAAWMPAVSRLLGAFKNQKQVTRSFGSAVQTVTLIPGDGIGPEISAAVMKIFDAAKAPIQWEERNVTAIQGPGGKWMIPPDAKESMDKNKMGLKGPLKTPIAAGHPSMNLLLRKTFDLYANVRPCVSIEGYKTPYTDVNIVTIRENTEGEYSGIEHVIVEGVVQSIKLITEGASKRIAEFAFEYARNNQRSHVTAVHKANIMRMSDGLFLRKCREAAENCKDIKFNEMYLDTVCLNMVQDPSQFDVLVMPNLYGDILSDLCAGLIGGLGVTPSGNIGANGVAIFESVHGTAPDIAGKDLANPTALLLSAVMMLRHMGLHKHATKIETACFDTIKDGKVLTKDLGGNAKCSEFTEEICRRVQDTD